The DNA segment TCACACAATTGCTACCGTCGTGTTCAGTGATCTCTGATGAACGGACCGAACCTTGAGCTGTTATCGTCATTATtcttattaataataataatcatcatgatTATATCGACAGCAAAAATCATCACAACAACGACGATGACAATAACACACAAGCAACTTCCGGATCCGTCGCTGTGGGACCGGAAACGCGCCGCTGCAGCTGGACGGGAAGCTGCTGGCGGAAGAAGCGAATCACCGACCTTTCAACATAAACGTCCAGACAAACTCATCGATGTGTTCGAGGGCAAAAGTCACGCGGCACACAACAGATGATGTTTTGCTAACAAACCAATGAGGTGGGAAGTGACCTCGCCGTCGAATGAGCCGAAGGAGTTTGCTCCGGGAAACGAACGTGAGCGGCCAATCAGCTTTTACTCTGAAGTCCCAGACATGGCCCACCGTTCGAGTCCGTCTCCAGCGTCGACGTCGCATCCCCCGAAGCCTCCGCCAGCGGTTCCAGTCGAGTGGATCGGGCTCCAGAGCGGCGCGTCATGCCGGCGGACATGTTGCTCCACGCCGCCCACCTCAGCACCCTGGTGGCGTGCGCGGTGCTGAAGCTCCCGCAGATCCTGGTGCTGGTGCGAGCCCGGTCCAGCTGCGGGCTCAGCCTGCacagcctgctgctggagctggccGGGTGAGTGGCATCAAACGCCAGCCACGGGGGTCACGTGATCCCCATGGCTGGTGTTTGCCTGGTGTGATTGAGTGCTGGAGCCGCTATGTCAATCACGCGCAAGGATGAGCCGCCGCGGGCGGTGGATGTTCTGTCTCTGGGGCAGCGGTGACCCCTGACCTGCGGGTCGTCGGGCCGCGCTCATCTGCAGCGCCACCTGGGTGCGGCTTCCAGTTGCAGCAGAACGCTGACTCGGGCGCCTCTGTGCTTCGCAGCTTCGTTGTGTTCATGACGTACCAGGTCTACTACGACTACCCCCCCCCGACCTACCTGGAGTACCCCATCCTCATCGCCCAAGGTGAGCCTCCGCCGCCGCTCCAGGGAGCCCACCGAGCCCAGAGTCTCTGCTGTTCCCGCAGACGCCGTCATGCTGCTCCTGATCCTCCACTACAACCAGCAGCGCAGCCACGCCCTGCTCTACGCCCTGCTGTATCCTTCCtgccccgccgccgccgccgccaccaccgCAGCCTCCTTGACTCCTCCTCAGGTTCGTCGGAGGCTGGCGGCTCGTCACCGTGCACAAATGGATGGTAGACCTGGCCATGGTGGGGCGCCCTGAAGGCTCGACAGGAAGTGATGCGGCGCCACTGACGTgcgctctctctcctcagagCCTGTGCACGGTCATCAGCGCGGCCAGTAAGTTCGCCCAGCTCCAGTGTCTGTGGAGGTCCAAGGACGCCGGGCAGGTGAGCGCCCTCAGCTGGCTGCTGGCCGTCTACACCTGCGCAGGTAATCTCATTTCTTGCCTCCCGCCGGTTCCGAGTCTGGGGGCGCACTAACTGGACTTGCTTTCCCTCAGCTCGGATCTACACCACCGCGGTGACGACTGGGGACGTGCAGGGTGAGTGACCCGGACcctcgctgacacacacacacacacacacagagagagagagagagcagcctcTAACCCGCGCTGTCCTTGGCCAGTTCTGGTGCGCTTCATGGTGACCACCTCGCTCAACGCCTGGGTGCTGCTCACCGTCCTGCACTACCAGAAGCGCGGCGGGGGCGGAGCCAAGAAGCAAGACTGAGAGCAGCGGACGGCGCTGAGGGAGCGGCGCTGAGGGAGCGGCGCAGACGTGCCTCCCGGGGGTGACCTCGGCTGAGAACATTCCAGTGGCCACCACAACGCGTTTACATTGCCGCGTGAAACTCCTCCTCAGGGTCCAGACTGAATTTCTTATCAGAACCTTTTCTAAATAAAAGACGTGCTGTTGAGACCAGCCCCTCACCCCAGCAGAAGCACAGGCCCGGAGGCCGACGGCACATCCACGTCTTTATTGTCCAAGTGGTTAGGATCATTACAAACATGCAAACCCTTCGGTACAAAGTTTAAAATCTATGCTGTGTGTAGTTTCGGGTATAAAACATGCGTCTTGGTTAAAGGAGGCCActgggcagacacacacacacacacagtccacgGGCTCATGTCAACAGAAGAACATCACACCAAACGCTGGAGCAAAAAGAAACGGTGAGCGCCTCCACTGGAGCGCAGCTGCTGGGTCCAGGGAGGTGGCGGAGCTTCAGCCCCGCGTCTTGACCGGCCCTGCAGCGTCTCTGCCTCCTGGCCAGTCCTGACGGCGAGGCTTGAGGTGAAACATCCATCAGAGTGAGACGCCGCCGCCGCGTCCTTAACTGGGGAGGAGAGATGCGCACAGTCAGACGTGACACGTGGAGGCGGCGTGGAGCACCGCTGTGGGTCTCGGCACAGCAATGGACGGCACCTGGATCCAAGACCTCCGGGAATAAAGCCAGGACCTGCAGTGACCgaccccccccgcccccccttcACCACGTGCACCCCTAACCTCCTAAATGAGCAACCTACGCAGGAGGAAGTCAGTCGTTCACCAGGTAGAACCTGGACAAAGAGAGAAGGAGACGGGTCACCGGGGTCCCGGCCGTGGGGGCGAGCGTCGGCACAGGGGAAccaatgagagcagaggagcCCGGGCAGCGCGAGTCACCTGCTCTTGCTGGTGGGCAGCTGGCGGCTGGGCCTCCTCAGGGACTGGCTGGGCTGGACCTTCATGGAGGCGCGCGGCGAGGAGCGCGCCAGGGTGTCCGGCGCCGGCGGCTTCTTGGGGATCTTCTTCACCAGTCTGCCCAcccacttctgctgctcctcctgggacccggccagcagcagcaggttcttGGCCGTGGACACGTCGTAGTTGACTGGAGAGGGAGGCGGAGTCAGAACCGGGccatggcggcggcggcgcaggCACTGACCTTTGCAGGGGGCGATGACCTCCTCCTTCTTGTCCATGTGGTCCTTGTGGCACTTGATGTGGCAGCGTCGGCACTCCAGCGCCGGCGGCGGCTTGAACATGTTCCACAGCGGCTTGGTGCAGGCCTCGCAGTTGGTGGGGAAGTGGTAGAGCGTGGGGATGAACTCGTGGCCTTTGTGGCAGATGTAGCTGCTCTTCTCCCCGAGGGCCAGCGGCTCCACCGGGAACTCGGGCTCCTTCTTGCTCTCGCCCTCGTTGGCGTAGAGGATCTGCAGCGGCGCCACGTTAGAGCGGCCGGCGCCGAGCGGAGCGGAGGCAAGGGGGACCCACCTGGAAGATCCGGGGGATCTCCTTGGCGTCGGCCCGGTACACGTCCGTCTGGGTCACGGGCCTCACGTGGAAGAGCTTGCTGGGGAGGACAAGAGCGGTGTGACTggccgccgcagcagcagcagcagcggcggcggcggcgccccCTGCCTGTGAGTGAGCACTCACTCGATGTCCAGCACCATGTAGGGGATGGACTGCTCCCTGTCCTGCTCGCTGCTGTAGAAGAGGATCTTCTTGCTGCTCACCACCACGTACTGCAGGGACCAGCAGCGCGGTGAGCGGTGCGGCACAAtgcggcgcggcgcggcgcaGAGCGGCTCACCTTCCTCTCCCAGCCGAACCTCTTGGTGTTGTTCCTCACCGGCAGCGCCAGCCAGCCTTCCAGCCGCGTCTCTGCAGGAGCGCCACAACTCATTCCTCCGCCCCGCGTGCCCGAGCAGACACCTGAAGAGGCGGCGCTCACCCGTCAAGGCGTCGTCCGCGTCCAAGTCGGGGCCGCTGCAGACGCTGGCAGAGTCCACGGACTGGACGCTGAGCGACTGCAGCAGGTTCCGCAGCTGCTCGATGTCACTGTCTTTGCTGTCCAGCGCCATCTGCAGCTCGATCCTCATCTGGCTCTCCTCAGACAGTTGCTGCAGAAGACAtgagaggaggagcagtgacGGAAAAGCAACAGCGGAAGGACCAGTGCCGTGCGTGCGAAGGGACAAGGGACAAGACGTGTTCTTCTCTCTCCGTCGTTCCGTACTCTCAAAGTCAGAAGGAGAAGAGGCGGCGCTCACCGCCTGCATGTCGTTGATCTCCCTCTGGTACTTGATGATGGAGCTGTTGAGCTTCTCCTTCTCCGACCTCAACTCCAGCTGCAGCTTCctgttctccttctccttcctccgCATGTCGCCGTCGTTGCCGCGGCGACTGCCTCCTCCGCGCACCTCCTTCCTGTTCATGATCTCCGCCAGCTTGTTGACGGCCTGCAGGGGGGCGACAGCGTCAGCAGCGCCTCCCCTCGCCGGCGCGGCGCTGGGCCGGACCTGGGTCTTCAGCGTGCGCTCcgactgcagctgcttctccaaCGCCGCCTTCATCTGGCTGAGCTGCTGCTCCCAGTCCCGCGACCTCTCCGACTCCGAGACGGCCTCCTTCACCTGCTtgttcagctcctccttctcgtTGGCCAGGTTGGCCACGTCGCTGGTCAAGGTCCGGttggcctcctccagctgcGGGGAAAGGCAGGTGAGACGGTGAGGTCTcctcggcggcggcggcggcggcggcggccggtACCGAGCCGATGGTGACATCCTTCTCGGCCAGCTCCTGGCGGTGACGCGCCATCATCTccttcagctccagctccttcatgatcttctccttctccaggtccGAGTACTGCTCCTCTGCGATGGAGCGGGCCAGCTGCTCCGAGTCGGCTTTGGTCAGCGTGATCTCCAGCTGCGCCGCCAGCGAGTCCCTGAGGGCAGGCGTCAGGGTCAGAAGCCAGCGGGACGGCAGGCGGCCAGCCCCGgcgctcacctctcctcctgcaggtcctGCACCGACTGCTGCACCTCCTTGTAGAGCTTGTTCCTCTCCTCGCACTCCTCCTTCAGCTCCCGGACCTGGGTCTTGTACAGAGTCTGGACAGCAGAGCGGACGTGCCGTCAGCCGGGTCTTTCCTTCGGGAGGCCTCTGGAGCCTCGACACTCACCGAGAAGTACTGCTCGGCCTCCAGCTGgtcctgcagctccttcatCTGCCCGTCGGCGTCCTGCCTTTCTCTGGAGGAGACCACAGGGTTAGGAGAGCACGGCAGTCTGCGCCAGCGTGGCTCCTGAGCCCCAGCAGCACGGACCTGCGCAGCTCCTGGTTCTGCTTCTCCAGGCTGCGCTTGATGTCCAGCAGGTGGTTGGtctcctgcttcagctgcttctcCGACGTCCGCAGGGAGTTGAGCTGCTGGTTCTGAGCCTTCAGGTCGTTCTGGGTCAGGTTCCTCTTCTGGGTCTCCTGCTCGATCTTCAGCGTCAGGTTCTTCACCTGCAGGAGAGGCGATCAGCGGCGGCGTGTGGCGCGGCCCGCGCCGGAGACGCCCACCTCCTCGGTCAGCCGGTCCTTGTGTCGCCGCAGCTCGTCCAGCTTCTGCAGCGCTTGCTTGTAGTCGCAGTCCATCATGCTGCTgtgcttctccagctccaggatCTGGTTCTCCAGGCGCATTTTGGCCGCCCGCTCCTGGGccagcttctgctccacctcTGCAGCGGGCACAGAGGCACACCTGCAACCTGAGCACGGCCAGCGACAGGCTGGCGCCCCGCtggctgctgctcctcaccCTTCATGGACTCGGACTTGGCGCCCTCGATTGTGGCTTTGATCTGGCTCCTGTCAGCCAAGAGC comes from the Synchiropus splendidus isolate RoL2022-P1 chromosome 16, RoL_Sspl_1.0, whole genome shotgun sequence genome and includes:
- the slc66a3 gene encoding solute carrier family 66 member 3 isoform X2 — translated: MPADMLLHAAHLSTLVACAVLKLPQILVLVRARSSCGLSLHSLLLELAGFVVFMTYQVYYDYPPPTYLEYPILIAQDAVMLLLILHYNQQRSHALLYALLFVGGWRLVTVHKWMVDLAMSLCTVISAASKFAQLQCLWRSKDAGQVSALSWLLAVYTCAARIYTTAVTTGDVQVLVRFMVTTSLNAWVLLTVLHYQKRGGGGAKKQD
- the slc66a3 gene encoding solute carrier family 66 member 3 isoform X1, whose amino-acid sequence is MPADMLLHAAHLSTLVACAVLKLPQILVLVRARSSCGLSLHSLLLELAGFVVFMTYQVYYDYPPPTYLEYPILIAQDAVMLLLILHYNQQRSHALLYALLFVGGWRLVTVHKWMVDLAMVGRPEGSTGSDAAPLTCALSPQSLCTVISAASKFAQLQCLWRSKDAGQVSALSWLLAVYTCAARIYTTAVTTGDVQVLVRFMVTTSLNAWVLLTVLHYQKRGGGGAKKQD